The proteins below come from a single Oncorhynchus keta strain PuntledgeMale-10-30-2019 chromosome 1, Oket_V2, whole genome shotgun sequence genomic window:
- the LOC118387810 gene encoding RNA 3'-terminal phosphate cyclase-like: MAAAVEMDGSIMEGGGQILRVTAALSCINGASIRIHKIRAGRSTPGLRPQHLSGLELVRDICCGNLEGGTVGSTEVTLTPGKIKAGKHTADPQTAGSVGLLLQVSLPCALYADGPSELCLKGGTNADMAPQIDYTIKVFKPIVEKFGVHFDCDLRMRGYYPKGGGEVVAKVNPVSELSPVTMTERGTITKIYGRSFVAGVLPYKLAKDMATTATRVIRREIKDLYINIQTLQEKDMACGSGNGIIIIAESSTGCIFAGSALGKKGVYADKVGFEAAEMLLRNIRHNGCVDEFLQDQLILFMALANGTSRIRTGPVTQHTQTAIHVAEQLTQAKFTVTKAEDENASNDTYIIECQGVGVTNPHF, encoded by the exons ATGGCCGCAGCAGTGGAAATGGACGGAAGTATAATGGAGGGT GGCGGGCAAATTTTGAGAGTAACCGCCGCACTGAGTTGCATCAACGGCGCATCCATCAGAATACACAAAATCCGCGCAGGTAGAAGTACACCAGGATTAAG ACCACAACATCTGTCAGGGTTGGAGTTGGTGAGAGACATTTGTTGTGGAAATCTAGAGGGTGGCACAGTGGGATCTACTGAAGTCACACTCACCCCTGGGAAAATAAAGGCTGGGAAGCACACCGCAGACCCCCAAACAGCAGG GAGTGTTGGGCTGCTGCTGCAGGTCTCTCTACCCTGTGCCCTGTATGCTGACGGACCCTCGGAGCTATGTCTGAAGGGGGGCACCAACGCAGACATGGCCCCGCAGATTGACTACACCATAAAG GTATTCAAGCCCATCGTGGAGAAGTTTGGAGTACATTTTGACTGTGATTTGAGAATGAG GGGCTACTACCCCAAAGGTGGAGGTGAGGTGGTGGCCAAGGTAAACCCAGTGAGTGAGTTGAGCCCCGTCACCATGACCGAACGAGGGACCATCACCAAGATATATGGCAGGTCCTTTGTTGCTGGGGTGCTACCCTATAAG CTCGCCAAGGACATGGCAACGACAGCGACAAGAGTTAtcaggagagagataaaggacCTATACATAAACATCCAAACGCTGCAGGAGAAGGACATGGCCTGTGGCAGCGGCAACGGCATCAT AATCATCGCAGAGTCTTCCACGGGCTGTATATTTGCAGGGTCAGCTCTTGGGAAGAAAG GTGTGTATGCAGACAAAGTGGGCTTCGAGGCTGCAGAGATGCTGCTCAGGAATATAAGGCACAACGGCTGTGTGGATGAGTTTCTCCAGGACCAG CTAATCCTCTTCATGGCCTTGGCGAATGGCACCTCCAGAATCCGCACTGGCCCagtcacccaacacacacagactgccatCCATGTGGCAGAGCAGCTCACCCAG GCTAAGTTTACAGTGACCAAGGCAGAAGATGAGAATGCCAGCAATGACACCTACATCATCGAATGCCAAGGAGTGGGTGTCACCAACCCTCATTTCTAG